The window GACAATATTATGTCGTTAGACGCAAAAATATCCAAACAATATTccatgttatttttattaaaggACGAGTTGTTCGAAGAGGAAACGAAACTATTGATCGCAAAAAGAAATTTACTGGCGAAAACGTGAAGTGTAGTTTATTCTAATAAATCGACATTAGTTGAAGTGCACATACCGTGTTGTCACAAATATTCACAAAAATAGAGTTTGCTACTCCAAAATAACATCAAATGCCTTTTTGCGGTTGATCAAGTTTAATGGAATTCGTCAAAGATGTTTATACTTTTTACTGAAATATAGAAcaggtttttaaaaatacatcttGCCATTTCTAGAAATTAAACCTAGGTTCTAAGAATATCGCGGAATTccttttcaaaactttttacaTTTTCGCGGAATAAAATTTGGCGGTTCTAGACTTCCAAGTATTTGCAAATAAACTTAAATATTTtgggggatttaatttcgcaaatttttgaaaatacagtaAAAGGAGCTAACATTTCTGACAATAAAGTCCTTCATCATCTGTTGCAATATAAAGACATAAGCAGgcgataattataaaaaaaaattataaaaattaaaataaatatctaTGAATGTATATGTACATAAATTCGTCATTTTTGCTCATTATTAATTTCATTAATCATTTCGATAATTTCTAATGCTGACGGACGTTCAACtggatcattttttaaaatattaactatTAATTTGTTGAAATGGTCGGAATAtctaaaacaaagaaagaaacatTTACCTTAAGTTGACTAatttttaagattatttttCGGGAATAAGTCAATTTCAGAATTCGCCAAGAGTTTTTCGGGCGAATGGACCATTTTCGATACCAAGGTACAAAAACATGGTGAAAAAGCCTAAGCCTAAAAAGAGGAACATTATAGGTACTTGTACCCGAATATTAACATCGCCAAGGTCAGCAAAGAAAAGTCAAGCAATTAGTGGTAGAACCAATGGGTTGAAAAGATATtccttttaaatgaaaaaaaaacgtaaTAAAAAAAAGCTTGTTAGTGCTTTTAGTGAGTaaggagaaaaaagaaaacaataaatttgtttttaaaaaattgcaaagatTAAATTTAGCGAATAAGTCATAAAATTCCATTAcatgctacaacatcccaaattaattttttaatgctgATGTCCACTAAATTCTATAGAAAATGAATGTgacaaaaagataaaatgtCGTCTTGAAATGttggaaaactagaaaaattggcaaaattGAGTTCGCATGCTAGAATTTTCAAAAGCGAAAATTGTAATTTCTCATTCAGGCGAAATGGCTAAGAAGTGTTTCAAACATAAGAGCGGATATTGGTTTTTTTACTCGAAACAATATACCAGTACTTACCTCGTGTcatcagtttttatttttggactAACTGCAGAAAGCGCTGTTCCATCACAAGGACTATCTCCATAGGCCAGTGCATATAATGTACATCCTAACGACCAAATATCAGTCTTCTCATTAATAATACATTCAGATGGAACTTCAAACAACTCAGGAgcccttaaaaatttaaaaataataaggatctcaaaaaaagataagataaaacaaacaaacaagcaaaaataCTAATATGGCTACCTGAAAGCCGCAGTACAATCTTGAGCAGCAAGCTCTTGGAGTGCTAAAGCCTCTTGCCTAAAATGAAAAGTAATTGAACCAATAGGAATAACAACCTGGCTTGACCTTGCATTCCTACAATATTTATTCCTATAAATAAAGTGTAGATTATGAATTTTCTAGTTTGCGAAGGTCAAAAAAAATTGGCTGGAGCGCAACAGGCCTTTTCATTAATTATTGCACAATTCCGCGCGTCattttaaaaacgaagcaaGTGGTGTCAAATGTtttcataaacaaaacaaaatgtctCAAACAACTACGAAGAAAAAATATAGTTCTGGTAGAAGGCAATGTGCTGTTGAAAATAGAAGCGTTTTTTTATTCGAAGACGAATTAATATCGTCTAATTAAACACCTTGGAGAGACTTGTCGCAGATTAAAGGATGGAGCTAAGCCTTCGTTAGGTGAAATTGTTGAAGAATTAAGTAGAAAAAACATCGCctaagaaaagttaaaaaagcatgTTAATGTTATGAAACAAATGTAAACACTGATGGTTCTAGAAAAAGTGAAAATGATCTACAAATTTTCGTGAATTTCATTCGAAATTTACTAATAGTTCCTGATTCACAAAAAGTTCTTCCGCAAAATAAATCAATAATGctcattcgcgaaatttaattcctGATGATGAATACGATTCTGAACAACATGCATTGCAATCATTATCTTCCTTACCTACCTTAAGAACATAAATTGTCGTGGTATAAATTGCTGCGCtcaaaatcgcaaaaattaatttcgcaaaattattgaaaacatgCGAAAACTTAATAATTATAATATCgcaaaatgtaacaaaaataatatccaTACGAACAAAGCTTAATCTTAACCGTAGAGTTTTAGGTTTATTAGTATAAAAGACTACTGAGACGgtaaaaattttgtataaaaaaaagatgtaagagtagtcaaaacatttttattgaaaacaAGTAAAACCTCGCCATGTTAATAATGTAATCTCCTTAATAATTTGAATGgctttttgaataaaaatattaaaaaaaagaaatttttgaatttccgcgcccgaaggcgtaggaaattctttaaaaccgtcgtttttttcttttggagcattttttgagaaaaaatcgaccctgggattacacgttcctccgtcacagatgtaaacttcgtacccaagctccctaactactgggaactcatctaaatgacgtttcaggacaaaattagtatttgttttcgacaaaatttggcacagttaacaaaaaaagtatgctgaacataatggtgacataataattttgattttttgccaccttaaatgtcattttaagaCAAAGttggtcaaaaaattaaaactactttattttcaacaaaaattggcaaagttaacaaaaaaagtatgctgaacataatggtgacatcgaaattttgacttttgtcacctaaatgccattttaggccaaaattgatccaaaaattaaaaccacttcattttcggctaaatttggcacagttaagaaataaagtatgctgaaaatgatgatggtacaaaagtttgaatttttgtcaactaaatgccgtttaaaaGACcacaaacgtttcaatcgcaagacttttaaccatgaatgataggctgtattttttgttagcaatttattttaaaatgtgagtttattatgacacgtttcgatttgtttgcgtttgttgtaagatataatgtcacttgtgtgctttatcttcagagtttCATGTACCAAACCTCCTCGAATGtttagcacaataacacaacgaattagaaggttttcatcaaatattttggtaccgagcggaaattcttagagcccccagggcttcttgtttattattaattttggAGAAATTTTGACACCGCTTgcctttatttattaaaaagcgTCTTATgtttaggtaaaaaagtcaggaaaaaaCATTGGTAAATTGCATTacatttagtcactttttacaGACTAaattttaactgattttttaaagaattatttttagctCAGTTCATCAATGAATACTTTGATTTGAAGTTACTTTGTGTTTTTCTCTTCGCAAAAGAGAAGCAAATGATGCTAATACAAATATATAAACTTATAACGCAATTATAAGTTACCTTGAGTTTATCCTAACAACAGCTTCGCGACAGCTTCCTAAATCCATTAATATTGCTGTCGAGTTTTCCGCAATCAACAAGTTGTGaggctaaaacaaaaacaaaaacaaaatacaaataaaatatttataaaaacaagaaaccAAGGAACAATTTTGAGACTTCTTTTGTAAGTGTTTCAAAGATAAATATCTCTTCAAGAGTTGTATCAGTGCATCACCGACTTcaattttagacttcaaaattaaaacgaaaaaattgtctgtttgttgttttctttgaataaataaataaaaaaatgattcgaATAATATTGTACTAATCAGCAGCTGAATATCATCATGAACACATACAGGTAGAGGCACCTTTAAAGCATACCAaggaaagaaaatataatgggAAAAAGTTGGACGAAAATTTCTGTCAAatttctgctaaaatttatttcttcccactaattttttttcacttattCTCCAAATTAAATACTTGTCAAATTTTTTATCACAATTTAACAATTTTCGAGTATTTCTACACAAGGTTTGAACTTATTgccaaaaaacttattttttaaaaaaataagttttttggcAATCGATAAATTAAATTTCCACCAAAAACTGCTTTTGTGCCGTTAAATTACtgctgaaaataatttttttattatccacCGAATTAATTCCACATTTCCACTAATTTTCATCCTGCAAAATTTTCATCCTGCAAAATTTTGTTTCCTTAAGTTTTGCTCTGTTTATACAAAAAGTAATGCATATTTAACCAACTCTTTTGAGTTCACtcagttttttcttttaaagtgcTTTATCTTACCTTGATATCTCTGTGAGCCATGGGAGGATCATGAGAATGGAAAGCATGTACTGCACTGCAAAGTGATTTAAATATTGAAAGAATCTCCACTTCAGGTATaggtttttttgtgatttttgacACTTCTATTATCTCTTGTACAGATCCCAGCTATGTAATAAAAATTGAGCCTTAGCAAATAATCTAGGATACTATATTCTTTATTGTATTTACTTATTATATATCTTGAATACATTTACAAGACAACAGTTTACCTTGTGATAAGGAAATAACAATCTTGCTTCACTGCCATTGGAGTTTTGCACAATTTCATAATCAACTAGTGGCATCACATGGGAGTGCTTGATAGACTGGTGGGCTTTTATTTCTCTGTTTATCATCTAAAAATGGTTTAATTTTGACTAAACTTAAAAAGGCGCAAGAAAAGCCTTACGTCATAAATGTGCGAAAACAAAGtggatttttattttaagcaCTGATGTTGCTTATGTACATGTGTAAAAATTTCTTGTTGTGGCAAGTTTTGATAAACAAGTGCATTGTTTGACATTGACCTTGTTGAAATAACAATAGACAAGAATGCAATAATGGTGTTCTATGGACCCCTGATGGTACTAATTTCTGTTGGAGGCTTTTTGTGCTGACTTTGACCAAATGAAATTATGTACTCATGAAAGATTATTCAAGATACCTTTCTCGAAAATTAATAcccacaaaaaaaacaagaaatggaAATTTTATCTAAAAAGAGATCCATCTCATTTGTATGAAAATAGAATGGTGGCACCAAAATAATAACAAGAAATCATCAAAAGCATACTTGTGTAAATATTTCATTGGAAAAACCAtttcttttgaaaatattttcaggcCTGGAAATTTGTGAGTCTAAGGAAACGATCCATTGTTATCGTGATTTGAAGCTGACGGAAACGATCAAAACGTTGTTTTTTTTCCGCGAAGTAGACTTTGTGTACTACCTGTGAAACATTTTCAAACAATCATCCGCAAAACTATCTACCCATTAAAATTAGTACTATTCAGGTATGCCAGAAAGCAACATTATGCCCAAATCCCAATTATGCCCAAAGTAACTTAAGTGCCCTTTaacaaaataactaaaaatattagAACATACCTCCTTGTGTTCAGGCACTTGGATAAGAACTCGTTTCTAAACAGTATACTACAAGACAATATTTCTTCCTTCATTAAATGGACATAGTTATGTCAGGCTGTTTATAGGTACTTACCAATGCATATGAATCTGATCCCCTTTTAACCAACTGAACAAATGAGAAAGCTAAAAAAAGATAGAAATATCTAAAGCaaagataaaatatatattattttgttgaACAACACttgtaaagtatatatataccatCTAAAGCAATAACTTTTGTTTCTACAAAACACAGTCTTATTTGCAGTTTAACATGCTATCAACACTGTCATATTAAAAATTGTTGAGGCTAAACCCAACAGTTACATACTGTACATGGTCATGTTCATAAAGAGGCTCTATTTTGACCTCTCATTTTCAATCTGTTAATCTTTTCACTTTTGTGTCTCTTCGCGATAAATGGATTTTTTTAATCCTGGTAAATAAtgtttcaaaaataatgaaaaatttattgaaaaaagatTGGGGGAATGCTAAAATTTCACAATTGACATAATCATTGCAATGGTATATATAGTTAGTTAGGTTGACCAAAGTCAAAAAAAGCTCAAATTATAATACCTCAAACACAAATATAATCTAATATGCTGAGATATACAAGACCAATGAAAATATAtgatcaaaaaaaactttcaaccaAAGCAATAAACTATATCTTaactttaacaaaaaatctcttttttactttcataGCTACTTTTAAATGGCtaacaaaaccaattttaagtacCAAAATTGTTAATACTAACAATTGGAAATGGATAAAGAAAAAGTGCAGTATATACAGAAGAAGAAAATGCTAAAGCCATTAACAAGTATTAAAATTGAGGTCTTCAGATTATTAAGATCTATAGAAGCTTCATTAAGAACAGAATATAACATGCTaaagttttaacaaaacattGTAGACAAATTCCTGATTCAAGAAATTTATTCGAGAAATACGTTATCAATGGTACTAAAGTGGCCGAACAAAAGACATaacaatgtagttttttttcataatatctTCCCTGAATGCAAATTTTCTGGGAGAAATTTTATAGTCAATAgagttataacaaaaataattttatacattttcttttgaGTGCAACACCACTTCCTTTAATTTATGAACATTATATTAGCACTTGAGGTtggaaaatgataacatttgataaacaaatttatttaagGGCATATATAACTAATTAAGTGCCAAGAAAACAGGCTTAGATTTTTTTCTCTATGTGCTTCTTTATTAATAAAAGTCTTGGGACCAAAATtaactatatatatgtatagcaagacaattaaaaaaatgtcacaTATACCTCCCTCACCAACACTTTTAATAACATCATATCGCACACCATTCAAGCTAACAGTTTCTTTCCAGTATAAACACAGCAGCTGACCCATATTACATTTCTTTACATAAGAATTTACATTTACCACACCAAATCCTTAGATTTAGTCAAATGAAGCGTATCTTTTACTTGCTAAAGATCGAGATtaacatattattttttaaaaaaatcaaagcaaTGGCTTCATCCTTAAAAGCCTTTTAGAAGTTTACAATAGCCCACACACAATGCAATGAGAAGTTTACCAATACTTGAAAGACCGCTTATATAATATGTTAACATGcacttatatatacatatttacaccattttaaaaaaacctgtcttggctatttttttcaaaaaattgatcCTTGCATAATTCTCAACACTGTAAATTTCCAAAGTGATCTGcaaaaataaaactatttttttctttagaagATCAGAGTTGTTAAACATTGTTAAATACATTATTCATTTTTGCGTCAAAtaattgatatatatatatctaaaaatataaagtttgtTCGATCTGTGAATTTTACGTTCAGTAGGTAAATCTGAtttgtaaaaaaagactgactTTTGAATTGCAATTAACTGGCTAAAAATTCAAACACAACTGATGAACTTGGTATACATAATACCGATTTTTAAATAGACCTGGATCAGCTCCAGACTCTCACCAAACAAAACAATTGCTtggtttgctttattttttatgaaaattcttGTATATAATCATACAAGAATAATAATgctttatagtttttaaaaaattttcataccTATATTACTAGTATAAACTAGATTTCCCAAGATAAGATTATTTTCTACTAAAATGAATATAAACTAAAAGATTTGTAAAAATCCAGCCAAAATATGCCCCTTTAAATACATAACTTGCACCCTTGCTAAATAAAGCTTTTGCAGACTATTTTCCAACTAGTTTCCAAGACCTTTTCAGTGTTGATcattatatttgttatttttttctttatccttAGATTTTAACTGGTGGGTgaaatatataaatgtatatatgtatacatGTATACACATCATTTGACTATCTCtggttgtaattattttttatagtagCGGTGGGTATAGTTTGAGAATTATGAAATACGTTGATACAGAATTATCTCATGCGCAAAAAGTACACATcacttttgaaattttgtgatgTTTACCTACAAAGCTATTTTAGAAcacttatatttttctttactgAATGATTTAAACATTGAGCATTATTTATTAAAGTTTGTTCTGTGTCTTCTTGTGACTTTAAAACCCCCAATATGTATTATTTGtatttaaatataattatagaaattatatatattgttttcaAGTTCTTAACTATAAAAAGTATattaatatatttctttttttttttctttctcaaaaaagaaaaattttcataggcttttttattcaaatcaaacttagcacacttacagtacgtcacaaaaaacaaacaaaatagcagcaataaatttttgcttgcatcaGCACATTATCTGTGATGTcatcaaaagtttaaaatttgtttaaaattccactttttgcttaaaattcaattactttagttctaaagggaatttttacattctgtttgaagtttttgaaagctaaaaagattatatttaacaaaattttccGTTTTTACATAGATCGCATGAAAAATTGCACAAATTGCACATTTGTCACAAACTCTTGATGgacctgttttatttttaatacaatgTAAACACATGATactataaataaatcttttgcaCGCTgtcatttgtttttttgaaaaagaatagTTATTAGTCTTTCAATCCCCACACTAGCCCATCTGATCTGCACCAGATTGACAGCACAAACAAAATGGTAGACCATCAAATTAAATATGTGGTGCGATGCAGCCTCTCTTCACTTGTGTTTTAATGTTATCATGCAGTATTACAGGGttccaacttttttttaaaacaaaatttaagaagATTTGAGAACTCTTGAGGagaattttgtgatttttgagTTAACAAAATTGAGGAAAATGGGGGAAAAAAGCTTACACttgtaaaaatgaaacaaatctcaatatttgttacaaaaaaaacttaGAAACTTTGCTTCAAATACAAACACAAATGaaagattttaaataaaataaaaaagcaaatgtCAACAGTTTTtatttgaggagatttgagaaaacctaaatttcaaaaaaatttgaggACATTTGAGAATTATGGAGCCCTTTTAAATTTGAGGAGTTTTAAGGAGTTATAAGAATGGGAACCTAGTATTATTTAGTTTGGTTTTGGTTACTTTCTCCCTACAATGAAGCAAtgtgttttgttaatattttaacACTTTTACACCACTTAGGGGCTCTATGatgtgaattaaaaaatcaaaaaaaatccaGACACTCAATTTGCAGTGGCTATATCCTTTCATGAATTGAAACTGGAAAATTATTAACGCTGATGGTGTGGGAAGAAACTGAGATTATTCTTTggacaaactttttaaaaaagatgagcAAATCCAGCTTGTGCATTTTCACACTTCTAGCTACACATTGAGTATATAAATGGGATATAGTCTCGTGcatacaattttatttattgtttaacaAAATCAAGGAAGAGAGACGGaacacttttttatttcaaatcttGTGACTTCTTCTGTCGCGCCTTTCACTGACCGTCACTGCTGCGGTACCATATTCAAAAACGTTTAGGACATCCAGTGAAAGATATTTCAGCACTGGCCAAAACACCACCGGCAACGGTCCCAAAAAATGGGAACGTGGTGGAGCATTTTTTTGTGGCAATGATGACATATCGGACTTAGGGAAAAACAATACACTCACCTAAATTTATTATATCACGTGGAAAAATGACGacacagtgtttgttttacccCAAACATTCAATAATCTATCCTATTTGTTAAAAACCAAGTCACATGACTTTCCGAACGTCCTCGTA is drawn from Hydractinia symbiolongicarpus strain clone_291-10 chromosome 8, HSymV2.1, whole genome shotgun sequence and contains these coding sequences:
- the LOC130655675 gene encoding probable serine/threonine-protein kinase DDB_G0291350 isoform X1, translating into MGQLLCLYWKETVSLNGVRYDVIKSVGEGAFSFVQLVKRGSDSYALKRVLIQVPEHKEMINREIKAHQSIKHSHVMPLVDYEIVQNSNGSEARLLFPYHKLGSVQEIIEVSKITKKPIPEVEILSIFKSLCSAVHAFHSHDPPMAHRDIKPHNLLIAENSTAILMDLGSCREAVVRINSRQEALALQELAAQDCTAAFRAPELFEVPSECIINEKTDIWSLGCTLYALAYGDSPCDGTALSAVSPKIKTDDTRYSDHFNKLIVNILKNDPVERPSALEIIEMINEINNEQK
- the LOC130655675 gene encoding probable serine/threonine-protein kinase DDB_G0291350 isoform X2 produces the protein MINREIKAHQSIKHSHVMPLVDYEIVQNSNGSEARLLFPYHKLGSVQEIIEVSKITKKPIPEVEILSIFKSLCSAVHAFHSHDPPMAHRDIKPHNLLIAENSTAILMDLGSCREAVVRINSRQEALALQELAAQDCTAAFRAPELFEVPSECIINEKTDIWSLGCTLYALAYGDSPCDGTALSAVSPKIKTDDTRYSDHFNKLIVNILKNDPVERPSALEIIEMINEINNEQK